The nucleotide sequence GCAGAAAACTTATTGACATTCTACATACATCTTCTCCATTAAGGggtaaatatattatgatattgtTAACCGTTGTTGAATCACCAACCAGAGAGGGAAGTGCATTTATCTAATGAGGATTGCGGCCgctagtttttcttttctatggtCTTACGTACCCATCCATATGTATACTCAGGCACATTCATCACATATGTATGACAACTAGTATGACATGAATTCAGAAGATGTGATGCATCAAGATGTTGATAGAGGTCCTGCATCCAGGCTGGATGAGACCCAAGGTTACACGTACaactaaattaaaaatattcataGAATTTGCTACCTATCTACCGCACTAACCCGGCACTAAACCCTTCTACAATTTTTCAAATATCCTACTGTCCACGCCTGAAACAACAAAAGCCGTCCTTTTTGACAATTTCATGCAACCCGTGACGCGAAAGTCCTGTAAACGTGCCGCTCTCAATACCATGCTCCCCACCACCTACCATTCCAACTCTCATGCAGCCACATATCCATGGCCCAAAAAGACGCCTATAAATACCCCACCGACTCCATTTCACGGCACAAAACCCAAAAACTTCCAGACAAACAAAAGCCATGGTCCCAAAATACCTTCTTCTAGCCCTTCTCGTAGGAGTGGTGGCTCTCACCACTCCCACCGACGCTGGCCACAAGCCCCCGGAGACGAAGCCACCAACTCCGATCCACAAACCTCCAACCGGACACAAACCCCCAACTCTTGCCGACGAGAAGAAGACGTCTGTGGACCAGCACAAGCCTCCTGCTCCTGGTGGCAAGCATCCTGGTCCTCCTGGACACAGGCCGCCTTCCCTCTCCGATGCCAAGGAAACTACAAACGGGTACGGCCACATCCCGGAGCCTAAGCCCAAACCATATGGGAAGCCACCGGTGCATGTGAAGCCGCCGGGACCTCACAAGCCACCGTCCACTGACCACCTGAATTAGAGAGGGCTGCTGTGCTGCAGCTCGATGCATGGGGGTTGGATATACAAATAAGAGGCTTCCTTAGAcgttatataaaatataaacgCGGCATGTTTGATAATTTTAACGTAATGCTTGTATCTGTATGCATGACATGATTTCCTGCTACTAGCTAGAGAGGCCTCGATCGCCATGTGTACTGCTATGTATCTGGCTTTGCTAGTACAATGAGAACCTTTGACAAGCCATTATCTTAATGGAAAATATGTGAGTAATGCTAAATTATGTTCTTGCAAATGACTGGAGCTCTATGCTACGTACcatttttttcattattataaaaaaaaaaaaatccgataAGTGGTGCGAGCATCCATGCGAGCAAGTTCTCAACTCTATATTGGTTGTAATTAATTATACAAAgctaaaaaatctaaataatatttgattgttatatttttttactaGAAAAGGGTCTTGAAGTGTGATAAATGGTAATATAATGGACTTGGCTCAAGGCCTTACTAAGATTCGGCGGGTGCTGCagtataaatttttttagagAGAGAATGCTAAAACTTAACTGGAGAGGAGTATACGAGAGCCCTTGCATATATGTTTTGTAGgtcaaaaaaatctaaaaatctaaataatacgtTTTCAGTTAGCCTGTTTGGATGAGCTCATGGGTCGCTATAAACATATTTTAACTTTTGGTGGGGTGTAGGGATATAGAGAATTTGCATGTCAATGTGACTGAGGCTATCCGTGTTGAAAAAGTTATGAAGAGGAGGTGGTCCGTTGAGAAGGGCCCTGACTTTCGCACTGGATTGCACTCGCCGCCACTATTGCTCCTTGCCTTCGGCAGGCATCTTTGTAAGGAAGAGCCCATCCTTCTCTTTAAACGGCTTCAATCTCGGCTTTGTGAAGTACAAGATGGAAGATTACCTCCAAGAAATAAACCAACTGGGAGAAGTTGGATTCTCCCATGCACTATCTCCATCtaagcctttctctttttttt is from Phoenix dactylifera cultivar Barhee BC4 chromosome 18, palm_55x_up_171113_PBpolish2nd_filt_p, whole genome shotgun sequence and encodes:
- the LOC103707036 gene encoding proline-rich 33 kDa extensin-related protein-like, with translation MVPKYLLLALLVGVVALTTPTDAGHKPPETKPPTPIHKPPTGHKPPTLADEKKTSVDQHKPPAPGGKHPGPPGHRPPSLSDAKETTNGYGHIPEPKPKPYGKPPVHVKPPGPHKPPSTDHLN